One genomic segment of Actinoplanes ianthinogenes includes these proteins:
- a CDS encoding RNA polymerase sigma factor, translated as MSGVGDALTRVHHEEWARVVATVARRFGDLDLAEEMAAEAFATAVERWPVDGVPPAPGAWLTTTANRKAIDRLRREARRDEKHREALVLSATPEPLGAIDDDRLRLVFTCCHPALAMEARVALTLRLVGGLTVAEIAHAFLVQETAMGQRITRAKAKIKAARIPYGVPLRDDLPARVTGVLAVLYLIFNEGYLASGPGAEAVRADLTGEAIRLTRLVHALLPADGEVAGLLALMLLTEARRAARVSASGELVTLAEQDRGAWDRALIAEGHALVRARLAAGQAPGRYQILAAINAVHTDAPDVRDTDWSQILALYDQLLRVDASPIVRLNRAIAVAELDGPEVALAQVADLPLADYHAYHAVRADLLRRLGRSGDSRAAYDRAIELSGNTAEQAYLTRRRDQLAT; from the coding sequence GTGAGCGGCGTCGGCGACGCGCTCACCCGGGTTCACCACGAGGAGTGGGCCCGGGTGGTCGCGACCGTGGCCCGGCGGTTCGGTGATCTGGACCTGGCCGAGGAGATGGCGGCCGAGGCGTTCGCGACGGCCGTCGAGCGCTGGCCGGTCGACGGTGTCCCGCCGGCGCCCGGCGCCTGGCTGACCACCACGGCGAACCGCAAGGCCATCGACCGTCTTCGCCGCGAGGCACGGCGCGACGAGAAACACCGGGAGGCGCTGGTGCTGTCCGCTACCCCGGAGCCGCTCGGCGCGATCGACGACGACCGGCTCCGTCTCGTCTTCACCTGCTGCCACCCGGCGCTCGCCATGGAGGCCCGGGTCGCCCTGACGCTGCGACTGGTCGGCGGGCTCACCGTGGCCGAGATCGCCCATGCGTTCCTGGTCCAGGAGACCGCCATGGGCCAGCGCATCACCCGCGCCAAGGCGAAGATCAAGGCGGCCCGGATCCCGTACGGCGTGCCGCTGCGCGACGATCTCCCGGCCCGGGTCACCGGCGTGCTCGCCGTGCTGTACCTGATCTTCAACGAGGGTTATCTGGCCTCCGGTCCGGGCGCCGAGGCGGTCCGCGCCGACCTCACCGGCGAGGCGATCCGGCTGACCCGGCTGGTGCACGCGCTGCTCCCGGCCGACGGCGAGGTCGCCGGGCTGCTGGCGCTGATGCTGCTCACCGAGGCCCGCCGGGCCGCCCGGGTGTCGGCGAGCGGCGAGCTGGTCACCCTGGCCGAGCAGGACCGGGGCGCCTGGGACCGGGCGCTGATCGCCGAGGGGCACGCCCTGGTCCGCGCCCGGCTGGCCGCCGGACAGGCGCCGGGGCGCTACCAGATCCTGGCCGCGATCAACGCGGTGCACACCGACGCCCCGGACGTCCGGGACACCGACTGGTCGCAGATCCTGGCGCTTTACGATCAGTTGCTCCGGGTGGACGCGTCACCGATCGTGCGCCTGAACCGGGCGATCGCGGTGGCCGAGCTGGACGGGCCGGAGGTGGCGCTGGCCCAGGTCGCGGACCTGCCGCTGGCGGACTATCACGCGTACCACGCGGTCCGCGCCGACCTGCTGCGCCGGCTGGGCCGCAGCGGCGACTCGCGGGCGGCCTACGACCGCGCGATCGAGCTGAGCGGCAACACGGCCGAGCAGGCATACCTCACCCGCCGCCGCGACCAGCTGGCCACCTGA
- a CDS encoding DUF998 domain-containing protein has translation MTTTAAATRTPAAARRTADRTTRALLGALAVAGPLWAAVSLTQAATRDGFDLTRHPLSLLSTGALGWLQITNFVLAGILLVTGATGLRRAIPSRWAPRLVRITGLGMFAAGVLVMDPADGYPIGTPAGMPATMSWHSIGHMVAGSITFTALIAACYVLARHFKAAGARGTALAATLSGTALLLGDAWAMTGGPAGSLTLAAGAITAMCFLTATALHVRR, from the coding sequence ATGACCACCACCGCCGCCGCCACCCGCACCCCCGCCGCCGCTCGCCGCACCGCCGACCGCACCACCCGGGCGCTGCTCGGGGCGCTCGCGGTCGCCGGTCCGCTGTGGGCCGCGGTCTCGCTCACCCAGGCCGCCACCCGCGACGGTTTCGACCTCACCCGGCACCCGCTGAGCCTGCTGAGCACCGGCGCCCTCGGCTGGCTGCAGATCACCAACTTCGTCCTGGCCGGCATCCTGCTGGTGACCGGCGCCACCGGCCTCCGCCGCGCGATCCCCAGCCGGTGGGCGCCGCGCCTGGTCCGGATCACCGGCCTCGGCATGTTCGCCGCCGGCGTGCTGGTGATGGACCCGGCCGACGGCTACCCGATCGGCACCCCGGCCGGCATGCCCGCCACGATGAGCTGGCACAGCATCGGCCACATGGTCGCCGGTTCGATCACCTTCACCGCCCTGATCGCCGCCTGTTACGTGCTGGCCCGCCACTTCAAGGCCGCCGGCGCCCGCGGCACCGCCCTGGCCGCCACCCTCTCCGGCACCGCCCTGCTGCTCGGCGACGCCTGGGCCATGACCGGCGGCCCGGCCGGCTCCCTCACCCTGGCCGCCGGCGCCATCACCGCGATGTGCTTCCTCACCGCCACCGCCCTCCACGTCCGCCGCTGA
- a CDS encoding helix-turn-helix transcriptional regulator, which translates to MILGRDADRAALRDVVRQARVGHSAALVVRGEPGIGKSALLGDITAGPGLTVLRCAGVESEAEIPFASLHLLLHPVLGRAEALPGLQRAALLGALGMAPAQGRDPLLVGAAVLTLLGELAETEPVLCLVDDAHWLDEASARTLRFVARRLHADAVAMIFAARPEFDPAGLPEHRLDGIVAADCDTLLDRWAPGLDRPARDRIIRDSAGNPLALRELSQVAPDHAHLPGPLPLPRRIENAFGTRIARLTPSARTVLALAAADETAALGVLLRAAAAHGISRDELRGALHEAETAELLRVSGGRVGFTHPLLRAAAYQQAGFDERLAVHRSLADALAAEPDQQAWHLAAAATGPDDAAADALQRAAERARGRSGHAAAAAALERAADLTRDPGTRARRLIEAATAASDAGRHQRVRPLLDRVGDVPVDPVLTARYHELRARVAFDSGDAARAHDLLVAASAALAEHDPVAARTVLIDAARNAWQLSDPSRVADAAARLAALGPAPDALAAAVAAVAGAADLLTTGPAGALRAMRPLVAAGLRPGGSYALRLNAAFVAGIVGDFTAGSSIARQVVDECRATGAVGWLPLAHVTLATAELYLGQFRTAGASAVEGLRLAADTGQPNRTGYLEGVLAWIAAVRGDEEECLRLAAQCHDGFTTHRIANGLAWAVWGRALLDLALGRAADALDRLDAALDGPVRHQIHAVHFAADQVECAVRLGEPERARAAADRFAIWAEESGQPWARAVTHRCEGMLAADPDVAEHHFTTALRAHADGARPWEIARTQLAFGERLRRDRRKNQARRHLRAARETFERLPARAWADRAAAELRAAGEQSDTAPAVDLLATLSPQELQIVTLAHAGLTNREIAARLFLSPKTVSYHLYRAFPKLGVASRGQLARIDLPT; encoded by the coding sequence ATGATCCTGGGCCGGGACGCCGACCGTGCCGCGCTGCGCGACGTGGTGCGGCAGGCCCGCGTCGGGCACAGCGCCGCGCTGGTGGTCCGCGGTGAGCCCGGCATCGGCAAGTCCGCGCTGCTCGGCGACATCACCGCCGGGCCCGGGCTGACCGTGCTGCGCTGCGCCGGCGTGGAGTCCGAGGCGGAGATCCCGTTCGCCTCGCTGCACCTGCTGCTGCACCCGGTGCTCGGCCGGGCCGAGGCGCTGCCCGGGTTGCAGCGCGCCGCCCTGCTCGGCGCGCTGGGGATGGCGCCCGCCCAGGGCCGGGACCCGCTGCTGGTCGGCGCCGCCGTGCTGACCCTGCTCGGCGAGCTGGCCGAGACGGAGCCGGTGCTCTGCCTGGTCGACGACGCGCACTGGCTCGACGAGGCGTCCGCCCGCACGCTGCGCTTCGTGGCCCGCCGCCTGCACGCCGACGCCGTCGCGATGATTTTCGCGGCCCGTCCCGAGTTCGACCCGGCCGGCCTGCCCGAGCACCGGCTGGACGGGATCGTGGCGGCCGACTGCGACACGCTGCTGGACCGCTGGGCCCCGGGCCTGGACCGTCCGGCCCGGGACCGGATCATCCGGGACAGCGCCGGAAATCCGCTCGCGCTGCGCGAGCTCTCGCAGGTGGCGCCGGACCACGCTCATCTGCCGGGTCCGCTGCCGCTTCCGCGCCGCATCGAGAACGCCTTCGGTACGCGTATCGCCCGGCTCACCCCGTCCGCCCGCACCGTCCTGGCCCTCGCCGCCGCCGACGAGACCGCCGCCCTCGGGGTCCTGCTGCGCGCCGCCGCGGCCCACGGCATCTCCCGCGACGAGCTGCGCGGCGCCCTGCATGAGGCCGAGACCGCCGAGCTGCTCCGGGTCTCCGGCGGCCGGGTCGGGTTCACCCACCCGCTGCTGCGCGCCGCCGCCTATCAGCAGGCTGGCTTCGACGAGCGGCTCGCCGTGCACCGGTCCCTCGCGGACGCCCTCGCGGCGGAGCCCGACCAGCAGGCCTGGCACCTCGCCGCCGCCGCGACCGGTCCCGACGACGCGGCCGCGGACGCCCTCCAGCGGGCCGCCGAACGCGCGCGGGGCCGCAGCGGCCACGCCGCGGCGGCCGCCGCTCTGGAACGCGCCGCCGACCTGACGCGCGACCCCGGCACCCGGGCCCGCCGGCTCATCGAGGCCGCGACCGCCGCCAGCGACGCCGGCCGGCACCAGCGGGTGCGCCCCCTGCTGGACCGGGTCGGCGACGTGCCGGTCGATCCGGTCCTGACCGCCCGTTACCACGAGTTGCGGGCCCGGGTCGCCTTCGACTCCGGTGACGCCGCGCGGGCACACGACCTGCTGGTCGCCGCCTCGGCGGCGCTGGCCGAGCACGATCCGGTCGCCGCCCGGACGGTGCTGATCGACGCCGCCCGCAACGCCTGGCAGCTCAGCGACCCGTCCCGGGTCGCGGACGCCGCCGCCCGGCTGGCCGCCCTGGGCCCCGCCCCGGACGCGCTGGCCGCAGCCGTGGCGGCCGTCGCCGGCGCCGCCGACCTGCTCACCACCGGCCCGGCGGGCGCCCTGCGAGCCATGCGCCCGCTGGTCGCCGCCGGACTGCGGCCGGGCGGCTCCTACGCGTTACGGCTCAACGCCGCGTTCGTGGCCGGCATCGTCGGCGACTTCACCGCCGGCAGCAGCATCGCCCGCCAGGTCGTCGACGAGTGCCGGGCCACCGGCGCCGTCGGCTGGCTGCCGCTCGCGCACGTCACGCTCGCCACCGCGGAGCTGTACCTCGGACAGTTCCGCACCGCCGGTGCCTCGGCCGTCGAGGGACTGCGACTGGCCGCCGACACCGGCCAGCCGAACCGCACCGGATACCTGGAGGGGGTGCTGGCCTGGATCGCCGCGGTGCGGGGCGACGAGGAGGAGTGCCTGCGTCTCGCCGCCCAGTGCCACGACGGCTTCACCACTCACCGCATCGCCAACGGCCTCGCCTGGGCGGTCTGGGGCCGGGCCCTGCTCGACCTGGCCCTGGGCCGCGCCGCCGACGCGCTGGACCGGCTCGACGCCGCCCTGGACGGGCCGGTGCGGCACCAGATCCACGCCGTCCACTTCGCCGCCGACCAGGTCGAATGCGCGGTCCGCCTGGGCGAGCCGGAGCGCGCCCGCGCGGCCGCCGACCGGTTCGCCATCTGGGCCGAGGAGTCCGGCCAGCCCTGGGCCCGGGCCGTCACGCACCGCTGCGAGGGCATGCTCGCCGCCGACCCGGACGTCGCGGAACACCACTTCACCACGGCGTTGCGCGCCCACGCCGACGGCGCCCGGCCGTGGGAGATCGCGCGTACCCAGTTGGCGTTCGGCGAACGGCTGCGCCGCGACCGCCGCAAGAACCAGGCCCGCCGCCACCTGCGAGCCGCCCGGGAGACCTTCGAACGCCTCCCGGCCCGCGCCTGGGCCGACCGCGCCGCCGCGGAGCTGCGCGCCGCCGGCGAACAGTCCGACACGGCCCCCGCCGTCGACCTGCTCGCCACCCTGTCCCCGCAGGAGCTGCAGATCGTCACACTCGCCCACGCCGGCCTGACCAACCGCGAGATAGCCGCCCGCCTGTTCCTCAGCCCGAAAACAGTCAGCTACCACCTCTACCGGGCCTTCCCCAAACTGGGCGTGGCCAGCCGGGGACAACTGGCCCGCATCGACCTACCCACCTGA
- a CDS encoding ABC transporter ATP-binding protein, with protein sequence MPSVPVVDVNEVTRRYANGVTALAGVSVSFDTGSFTAVMGPSGSGKSTLLQCAAGLDRPTSGRVSLNGQDLTALSERRRTLLRRDGIGFVFQSFNLMPALTAAQNVALPLRLAGRRPRRSDVLASLAAVGLADRAGHRPGELSGGQQQRVAIARALLTAPAVVFADEPTGALDRGSGEQVLRLLRELVDQRRQTVVMVTHDAHAAAFADRVLFLADGRIDGEIVAPTAEAIMIHMARLEASAC encoded by the coding sequence ATGCCTTCGGTACCCGTCGTAGACGTCAACGAGGTGACCCGGCGTTACGCCAACGGGGTCACCGCGCTGGCCGGCGTCTCGGTCAGCTTCGACACCGGCTCGTTCACCGCCGTCATGGGCCCCTCCGGCTCCGGCAAGTCCACTTTGCTGCAATGCGCCGCCGGGCTGGACCGGCCCACCTCGGGGCGGGTCAGCCTCAACGGGCAGGACCTGACCGCACTCAGCGAGCGGCGGCGCACGCTGCTGCGCCGGGACGGCATCGGCTTCGTCTTCCAGTCCTTCAACCTGATGCCCGCGCTCACCGCCGCGCAGAACGTCGCCCTGCCGCTGCGGCTCGCCGGTCGCCGCCCCCGCCGCTCCGACGTGCTCGCCAGCCTGGCCGCGGTCGGGCTCGCGGACCGCGCCGGGCACCGGCCGGGCGAGCTCTCCGGCGGCCAGCAGCAGCGCGTCGCCATCGCCCGGGCGCTGCTGACCGCGCCGGCCGTGGTCTTCGCCGACGAGCCGACCGGCGCGCTGGACCGCGGCTCGGGCGAGCAGGTGCTGCGACTGCTGCGCGAGCTGGTCGACCAGCGCCGCCAGACCGTCGTGATGGTCACCCACGACGCGCACGCCGCGGCGTTCGCCGACCGGGTGCTGTTCCTCGCCGACGGCCGGATCGACGGCGAGATCGTCGCGCCGACGGCCGAGGCCATCATGATCCACATGGCCCGGCTGGAGGCGTCGGCATGCTGA
- a CDS encoding YciI family protein, with translation MRYLMLSKTQNNQPDEKLFAEMAAFIEEMTASGVLLATGGLDPAGFKIASSGDDVTVTDGPFTEAKEAIGGFALVEVRSREEAEELGRRFRKIVGDGESLIHQVYS, from the coding sequence ATGCGCTACCTGATGCTCTCGAAGACCCAGAACAACCAGCCTGACGAGAAGCTGTTCGCCGAGATGGCGGCGTTCATCGAGGAGATGACGGCGTCCGGTGTGCTGCTGGCGACCGGTGGCCTGGACCCGGCCGGGTTCAAGATCGCTTCGAGTGGGGACGACGTGACGGTGACGGACGGGCCGTTCACCGAGGCGAAGGAGGCGATCGGCGGGTTCGCGCTGGTCGAGGTGCGGTCGCGGGAGGAGGCGGAGGAGCTGGGCCGCCGGTTCCGCAAGATCGTCGGGGACGGGGAGAGCCTGATCCACCAGGTCTACAGCTGA
- a CDS encoding YciI family protein, producing the protein MTQYLISVLHDSDARATDDEMAAIDVFNERLQADGQWVFAGGLAGPDAATVIDARAAAPVYTDGPYVESKEFVIGFWIVEAPHLDVALRLAAAGSKACNRRVEVRPFLDA; encoded by the coding sequence ATGACGCAGTATCTGATCTCTGTGCTGCACGACTCGGACGCGCGGGCCACCGATGACGAGATGGCGGCGATCGACGTGTTCAACGAGCGGCTTCAGGCTGATGGGCAGTGGGTGTTCGCGGGTGGGCTGGCCGGGCCGGACGCGGCGACCGTGATCGACGCCCGGGCGGCGGCGCCGGTGTACACCGACGGGCCCTATGTGGAGTCGAAGGAGTTCGTGATCGGCTTCTGGATCGTCGAGGCGCCGCATCTCGACGTGGCGTTGCGGCTCGCCGCGGCCGGGTCGAAGGCGTGCAACCGGCGGGTCGAGGTGCGCCCGTTCCTGGACGCGTGA